The genomic interval tgtgtgtttctgtgttcatAACTGTTTTGTCTATGTGTTCATCTCTGTGTTAGTCTCTGTTTGTACCACATACCTGAATGATACCTTAAATGGTTATGTTTGTTGAGAGGTGTGCAATGACTTAAAAATTGTAGGTTTGATGAGTTTATCAAGCGCCTGATCAAAGTAGGCAAAACGTCCCACAGATCTACAACAAAGAATGGACATTATCAATATAATGGGAACAGAATATTGATTGAGGCAGTGGGTTCTTTTGACTTAGACCAGTAAGCAACCACATAATGTACAACAAaattaccctagcaacaacaCAGAAGCAACTGCGAagcaatatatttaaaacatttagaaaACTATCAACTGTATAGCAATGGCTATAGGCAAACAAACCCAAAACTCTAGCATATTGGCATTAGCAAGTACAACTCgcattttgtatatttatttgatcatatttaATAATAGtattaacattacatttatttaacaatATATGTAACTTTTGGTGTATTTACTGTAGTACTTTGTGAAGATTTTGTATTGTTtcatttactttacttttttaaagtttaaatttttatttaatgaaatgttttgttaagtttgtttttaaaggttGCAGTTAATGGTAAAgaaagcttttgtttttgcaTTCCTCAGCTGCGCGCTTGGCAGTTCTCAATGGAGCAAATGAAGAGGAGGAGGTCACCATCTACCAGCAAACAAAGCTTCCTCCAGTCTTCTATCTGGATGAATTACAAGACAGCCACACACCCGACAAAAATCACACCAACACTCAAAACACAGCTGCCAATCGCCACAGATCTAAAGCTGCTGCAGGTGCTCAAGGTGACATGGCCTTCAGCAGTACTCTGGTGAGATATACATGATCAGAAAATGCTACTGtctagtgtttttttttcttttttaagaaGACTTATTGTTTGGAGTAATGTTCACCAACAAGACGTGTGTCAGAAAATACAATCAGTTTCAATTTTTAAGTAAGTTGCGATAAAATAAGATACCTGGTTGTACCCTCAACTATACATGACCCATCTTACTCCAGTTCTCCTGCACGCTCACGGTCTGCACCGCAGATGGCCGAGCAGTTTGGTTTCAGTTATAAGCACAGCAACATTGGCTCTGATCTGCTCTGTTTCGATCCATTGACATATGGGCCTGCTGGGCATTAAACATGGACTACTGATACTGTACAGATTGTCTCACCTCCCGCTGCATTTTCATACAGCATTACACCTTTTTTTGTCATACAGTCTTATGATTTTCCACCTATGGAAAATACCACATGGTCTTGTTGTAGATGATGTCATCGGACATGGCATGAGCTTTGACAGACCGCCGTGTCTGACCATTTGTGTTTGCTAAAACAGGAAACAGTAGTGGTTCCAGACAGAACGTTGATGCTGGAAGTGGACCATCAAATGGCGAGGATCCAGACCGGACCCTACCTGGACTTTTTCCTGTCCTTGGCCATCTGCAACACAGTGTTGGTTTCCACAGTAACATCCCAGAGACAAAGGGTAAGAGCACAATGACTTACCTGACCTTGCTAGAGTCAAGAGGTTTGGGGACATGACTCAAAGCACAAAAACCGCACTCACgtcaaaataataacaataatagcCCGCCATGTAAATTATTCCTCTTGCACACTGTGTACCTAGTTGCCCCAAGATATTCTATTACTGCCCCTGAATGACTAATTCTTCTTTGGCTTGTGCACAGTGGTACATTTTATAATTACTACATTTTAATTCTTCAGCAAGCAGCAATGGCTCACACGGTCCAGGCAATTAGATTTTCCATCGGTTAGATGAATACTCTCCCCCATGTCCACCCCACACATCTGTAATGAGTCGAATCTTTGAGGAGTTTAGCCAAGCCGAGTATCTTTCGCTGCTGGTCATTGCTAATTTCCCAAATTGCACTTGAGGACCCCGAGCGATGCACTTTGTCTGGGGTGGAAATTATATCTGGCCTCAGACCTGTAGCGGCGAGACGTTCAAAGACCATTGGGTCAACAATAATTAAGTTGATTACCAATGGAGCATGATTGTATCACCCTGGGTCTATCACAACTTGAGAGGCAGTCACAATGTATGGAGATTAGTAGAACGTTATGCAGCATATGCAAGAACATGGGCTCAATTTCAATATTTGCAAATTGAACATGAAAATGTGTAATCTAACTTAATTTATTAAGTAAAAAACAATCAGCTAAATACACATTCATTTCTAGGTCAAAGCAAGACGTAACTCCTCATACTCAGGCGGTTCATTTTCTCTGGTGCGGGATTGGTTCAGAAAGGCTTCTCCGAGAAAGACGTTTACTTTTATGAAGTTCTCCAAGGGAAGGGAGGAAAAACTGGCAGATCCATTTGTCATAGATGAAGACGACCCCGACATCCTGCACAGTCCCAGCGTGTCGGACGTCACAGAACATCGTCCATACTCCATCACAAGAGAGAAGGTCACATCAGGTGTAAGCCAAGATAAACGCTGTCTGGCGGGGTCAGACGAGGTTTGTTACGAAGCCCACAGTCCAGATGAGGCCGCTCTAATACATGCAGCTAAGGCTTATGGGTTTACCATGGTGGAACGGACTCCACATTATGTGACCGTCAAGCTACCTGACAATACGCTATTGAAGTTTGAGGTGTTGGATGTGTTGACCTTTGACTCCACCCGAAGGAGGATGTCCATAATAGTTCGTCACCCACACACCAATGAAATCATCATGTATACTAAAGGGGCGGATTCAGCCATCATGGAAAGACTTGGAAATGTTTCTTCAAGTAAGCATCATCAAGAAAGATTTCAATTGATCATTCTGTATGAGCTGTTTAATTGTGATGTTTAAAAATCCATATCGTTTAATCAACTTCATGATATCAAAATTATTGGATAGAACAATATATACAAAATCATTGACTCCGGTCTTTTaagttatttgaaaataatgcacacccgcggtgcattaccaccttgggtgtgcattatgttcaaataattcaacggcccatcatcaattattccttgcatattttgagcttatttagcAAATTATAAATTTCATATTGaaatgatgagagaatttttatatttgggtGAGCTACTGGGTTAAGGAACtagataaaacaataaaagtaaaatttggTTAAATATAATAAAGAAACACTAGATGTTAGTTTTATTGTTAGATGATGGTACATACTATAGAACAACATGGCAAGAATGGCAACATTCAATATTAATACTCCTTGTGTTAACTTTTAATGTTAAAGAActtcatgtttgtttgtttattttatttagtaaatTGAGACATATGGGGCAAGAAAACGCAGGGCTGCATTAAAAGGCCTTTCTAAAGCAAACACTCAATATCTTTTCACAGACGTGTCGCAAGCAGAAAAAGAAATTGCTCTGAAAACCCAGAAGGACCTTGACATGTATGCTGGGGATGGATTACGAACGCTGTGTTTTGCCAAGAAGGTAACTGTTTCAGAGCAGTGAGTCTTCTGGATTTAATGTATTACCTTGTCTCACTAAGTCCATTAAAGCTGTCTTGTTTATGACAAGATCTTTCTTCTCTCAAGGTTATCAGTGAAGAAGACTACAGGACCTGGTCTGCTATCAGACAGGAGGCAATTGCAGCCATTGATGAGAAAGAGGAACGACTTATGGAGAGCGCTATCTACATAGAGAACAACTTCACCCTGCTGGGTAAAATCTGTCTTTGACTTTATATGCTATTAAAGACAGTATTTTTGACTTTGAAACAATAAAGAATTCACGTAATAATAAACAAGTCATATACAAACGCAGACTCAAATGCACAGTCCCGTTTGTACAAACTTAAATCTCAGGGCTCGCTTTTAGACTGAATGTGTTATTCAGACAGTTTATACAGTTTAACTTTAGCTAATCACTTTAATTTACGCCAGTGTTTGGTTTAGTGCCTTTTGTGTTGTAGTTGAAATAAAGGTACATAAGTtatcactgggatggtaccatagactttaaaaaaagatggacgatgcccgttcgctctcttccattggtgaaaagggaagccgccagtgtcctgATATGGCGCTTACATCTTGGATCTtaagtctgcgcagtagcgatttctgcagtagtgagcaggaactaaggccccgccctcgcagaatgcgtatatcacagctgtcaatcatgacgtcacaccaccgtttttatatcattaaataaccagtgttgggggtaacgcattacaagtaggCATTACAAGTAGGctaacgcgcattacgtaataatattacttttctgaagtaacaagtaaagtaacgcattactttataaatgtacacattaatatttgagttactttttttaacaagttacttttcagtttaattaattcaatttaaaaataaaataatgtactgaattaaacgaACATTTTAACGTAGAATTGAgcactgagatggcaggccagagcttgacatttttgcgatcataaaaaacacatgcaaggcctgaaagagatcaagcctcagcaaagtaagaaaaagtaacgcaaaagtaacttaaaagtaatgtaagcattactttgaaacaattacataaaatataaatatattatataaataaaattgaattgaaattgaaaattgaaatttccataaaaagtaactaagtaacacaattagtcacttttttggggagtaacttaataatgtaatgcattactttttgaAGTAACTGTAAAACACGGTAAAtaacaaactaaaaacaaacttattttaaaaacaaacctcGAATTTACATCAGTACATCAAGTCCCATTaaataacatgggggaggcggggtttatgacctatactatGACCAATCACTGGGGGgtgatcgagacgttttggcttcacttttcagggcttgtgcggcacgcttggacagtacactttaaaaagatcctaatatgtaccattttggtaccaatatgcaccttttaagtacaaaagtgtacttttaaaaaaagttaccgccccagtgacaacttttttaccttcttgtacctttttccTGTGAGTAATATTGCAGTTTTACAAATTTCAGAACACAAATAAAATGATCTTACACTCCACTGCCTTACTTGGATATTTCATACTTGCATACTGCATATTTCATGGCAGTTTTACCAAAAACCCAACAAAGTTCTTGATTTATTCAAAAGCTGACTTTTGCGTGCTTTTGATAAAAACTATGGGTTACGGGTTGCAGAGCAAGTAATTTTAAATGCAGCTTGACCGTCCaaaatttaaatgactttaTTACACGTGCCCACAGGGGCTACGGGGATTGAGGACCGCCTCCAAGAGCACGTTCCAGAAACCATCCAGGCTCTGAGACAGGCTGGCATGCAGGTGTGGGTGCTGACAGGGGACAAACCTGAAACGGCTATCAACATCGCATACTCCTGCAAGCTGCTAGATCATGAAGACCTGGTGGTCACCTTCACCACAATGAAGAAGGTGATAAACCCATTTTCTGTTTATCTGATACCATGCAGGCCAATGTACGTGTGTttccttaaaggggtcatagcgtgaaaatctgatttttccatgtttaagtgctataattgggtccccagtgcttctaccaaactttgttttggtaagccattttctgcaagcatgtgaaaaattaggtcgtttcgattttcgcctgttttgtgaggtaggtagcaaggccaattacaataataccgcccccttaatctgaactatccaaccacggcactgccatttagtgcaaagagaaaAGGATTGAGAAAAGaattattgacagcacaattgagtttcaattacaacaaaccaccatcattgtgatcagtgtttgcatttcatcagctcatttgcattttaaaggacacacccaaaaacagcacatatttgctcacacctacaaagtggcaatttaacatgctgtaataaattatctatatggtattttgagctaaaacttcccaTGCACACTTTGGGGACAtcaaagacttattttaaatttttttttaaaatctcataatatgacccctttaatgccTTTCCTGTGAATCAAACCCAGGACCTTTTTTGTCTGCTAATGAAATGCTACAAGAACAGTAAAGATATTTTCAGTGTTAACACACAATCATCCCCTCAAGACTAAACTTCTACATTCAATATATAGACAcgtaaatgcatttgcaccgATTTGTCAGATATGCTGTTTTTCATTCTGTGTCTGCTCGAGTCTGTGTTTAAGAGAGCTGAGAAAACAAGTACATTCACTATTCTGAATGCCTCATATAGCTTCACTGTAATCCCATTTTCACACTTCTGAGGAGGGCAGGAAAGCGTTCTAGTTTCATTTCAAAATCAAATCCCTTCCAGAAGTCTCGCGTATATTGTTTTACACACATTTCATGAATTTGCTCTTGTTAAATTATGCATCTAAAGCCTTGCACTTTCTGTTTCCGACACATGATTATTTATCGTCATCTTTCGGATCCGTTTCGTTTCTTAAATAGGAATCTGTTTGGAAATAAGAAAACTGTAAGTAACATAGTGGAATGGGCAACAGCTAAAATGTAGTTTCGACGTAACCCAGATATTTCCCAAACCACATGTATAGACATTTAAAATAGCAGCGGCACATGTGGAGATGCGCcagctcatgaatattaattaggtCACACTATCATTGGTATGTAACCCATTTATCTAccctaattaatattcatgagccgAAGCAGTTACATTTGATTACTTGTTCATCATTCTCTCAATACATACTGCCCCAAGCCTATTTATTGGCGAGTAAGGACTAACAGGGCCGTGCTACTTTTACAGCCATTAAGGGTTCAAACTTTGGACCTTCAGTTTTGGAGCCcatgatttacatttttttttatatatataaaggtGCTGGATGTTTAGTAAAATATGACAGCGtttctgtatgtttgtttggAGACCAACAAATTCACTGTTTCATTGCAGTCCGTGTGTAAAATGAGATTAGAAGACACGCTGGGAGAGGTAAGACGGAGAACTCTATCAGCCGAAATGGATACGCAGTTCAGGGGTCATAACTCCACATTTACTGGGCCGCTGATGGAGCCCAGCATTGGTCTGGTGATAGATGGGTCGACCTTACACATGGCAATGTCAGACGAACTGGTGGACCGGTTTGTGGAGCTTTGCAAACACTGCCGGGCGGTGCTTTGCTGCAGAGTGACGCCGCTGCAGAAGAGCGCCGTGGTTAAACTGATACGGCACAAATTGAGGGTCATGACCCTCGCCATAGGTAATGAAAGCTCTGATATGAGGTGGAGGGGTTTGGGAAATCATTTGTGTTTCGGGTAACATCGCTTTTGTGAAGTGATTTCTGGTGGGGAATACAGTATAATATCTAATGATTTGTGGACGTTCAGGTGACGGTGCCAATGATGTCAACATGATTCAGGCTGCAGACGTTGGCATTGGAGTTTCTGGACAAGAGGGGATGCAGGTCTGTGTTTTGCTCTATAAAATATCTTTACCTAGCACTTGAGTGATCCATCAATACATAAAACCACGTTATCGACTGGATCTGTTGTGGTAACTGCTGTGGTTATATTCTATAGGCGGTGATGGCCAGTGATTTTGCAATCACTCGCTTCAAACACTTAAAGAGACTGCTGCTCGTTCACGGACACTGGTGCTACTCAAGACTGGCCAATATGGTCATCTATTTCTTCTACAAAAATGTGGTAATTATAACTTTGACAAACAGTTTTCTTATACGAGGGTCGCTCAAGTGAAATCTGTACTTTTTGTCTCATGAGTATTAGAGACAAGTCACGATTTCACTAGAAAATTAACATTTAGTTTGAAAAAGTACATTACAAACTgccttttttatttctttaaggaaatttAAAGTGATTATGTTTTGTTACATTAAGTTACAACCTTTatatctttaaaggggacatactgTATAATGAGATTTtaggatgtaaaataaatctttggtgtccctagagtgcatatgtgaagttttagctcaaaataccccacagatcatttattttagcatgttGAAATTGGCACTTTATAggtgtgctgtttttgtgtgtcctTGTAAAAGCAAATGAGctatgcaaacactgatcaccataatgatgggttgttgaaattgaaacacagttatgctgtcaattatttatctctctctttctttctgcattaaatggcggtgccatggttggatagtgcaggtcAAGGGGTGGTAAGACCCGCTTTCTACGTCACAACCGGAGCgaaatctgatttttttcacatgcttgcagagaatggtttaccaaaactaagttacttggtttatatttttttacattttctatgttgatagaagcactggggacccaattatagcacttcaAGTCAAGTCAggttttcatgatatgtcccctttaaatacgACAAATATTGTATCCAGTCTTACATTTTGTTTGATCTTACACAGGCGTATGTGAACCTTCTGTTCTGGTATCAGTTCTTCTGTGGGTTCTCAGCCACAGCTATGATTGACTACTGGCTAATGATATTCTTCAACCTCATCTTCACATCTGCCCCTCCCATTATGTTTGGGATTATGGACAAGGAGGTGTCAGACTCCACCCTACTGAGTCTACCTGAGCTATACAGAAGAGGACAGCACACAGAGGTTAGATGTCCCTTATAAAAATATACTATTACACAATGTACTCAATCTATAGAAATTAT from Misgurnus anguillicaudatus chromosome 16, ASM2758022v2, whole genome shotgun sequence carries:
- the atp10b gene encoding phospholipid-transporting ATPase VB gives rise to the protein MTWTDPLTLIRNGWKRHKDRDGPIRKVVSNLPYEDLKKRDQPNHQYAGNAIKTNKYRLWSFIPMNLFEQFHRMANLYFVGLAILNFVPVVNAFQPEVALIPICIILSLTAIKDGWEDFRRYQADQKRNNTPCFIFSRKQMCFVERRWKDVRVGDFVRVLSNEIIPADILLLHTSDPNGVCHMETASLDGETNLKQRKVVPGFSTLGEPFQPLIFDSTVVCENPNNNLNLFTGYLERPDKRRTGFGIDSVLLRGCTVRNNDGAVGIVVYAGHETKSMLNNSGPRYKRSKIERKLNTDVFFCVVLLFFMCFIAALGHSIWLETFTTMPPYIVPDSNGNYIPSTLAGFYMFFTMIILLQVMIPISLYVSIELVKMGQIFFITQDVELYDEELDTPVQCRSLNITEDLGQIQYVFSDKTGTLTENKMVFRRCTIMGTEYCHAENAARLAVLNGANEEEEVTIYQQTKLPPVFYLDELQDSHTPDKNHTNTQNTAANRHRSKAAAGAQGDMAFSSTLETVVVPDRTLMLEVDHQMARIQTGPYLDFFLSLAICNTVLVSTVTSQRQRVKARRNSSYSGGSFSLVRDWFRKASPRKTFTFMKFSKGREEKLADPFVIDEDDPDILHSPSVSDVTEHRPYSITREKVTSGVSQDKRCLAGSDEVCYEAHSPDEAALIHAAKAYGFTMVERTPHYVTVKLPDNTLLKFEVLDVLTFDSTRRRMSIIVRHPHTNEIIMYTKGADSAIMERLGNVSSNVSQAEKEIALKTQKDLDMYAGDGLRTLCFAKKVISEEDYRTWSAIRQEAIAAIDEKEERLMESAIYIENNFTLLGATGIEDRLQEHVPETIQALRQAGMQVWVLTGDKPETAINIAYSCKLLDHEDLVVTFTTMKKSVCKMRLEDTLGEVRRRTLSAEMDTQFRGHNSTFTGPLMEPSIGLVIDGSTLHMAMSDELVDRFVELCKHCRAVLCCRVTPLQKSAVVKLIRHKLRVMTLAIGDGANDVNMIQAADVGIGVSGQEGMQAVMASDFAITRFKHLKRLLLVHGHWCYSRLANMVIYFFYKNVAYVNLLFWYQFFCGFSATAMIDYWLMIFFNLIFTSAPPIMFGIMDKEVSDSTLLSLPELYRRGQHTEGYKRSTFWIAILDAFYQSLVCFFIPYWTYNGLDIGIFSFGTPMNTISLFTIILHLAIEIKSWTVVHWVIMIGSVLVYFMVTLAYSAICISCNPPSDPYWIMHVQMADPMFYLVCILTTVVALLPRYTYHVLRGTLAPSSHLSARQLERLSPSHRAQKIKKWRGLRDTCASPSHASSPCASA